The Leifsonia poae region AAGCCGAGCCGGGCGGTTTACGCGCGCCGGCGCCGGTAGCCGACTGTGACACCAGCGACGCCGAGCAGGAGCAGCAGGCCTCCCGCGAGCACGGGAAGTGCAACGTCGTTACCGGTGTCGGCGAGCCCGGTGCCTTCGGTGGCCGTCGGGGTGGGGCTCGGGCTCGGTCTGGGGGTCGCCGCGATGGTGAGGGCGATCGGCGTTCCTGTGCTGGAGTTGCCGGCAGTGTCGGTGGCGGTGGGTGTGTAGGTGTGGGCTCCCAGGGCGAGTGGGGTGGTCGGCGTGCACGTCCAGGCGCCGGCGGAGACTCGGCCAGCGCAGATTGTCGCCCCGGTTTCGTCGGTCACAGTCACGGTGGTTCCGTCTTCACCTGTTCCGGTGAAGACGGGTTTCGTGTTCGTGGTGGCGGTGCCATCGCCCGGAGAGGTGATGACCGGGACAGCGGGCGGCCCTGAGACGTTGAAGGAAGCTGTCGTTGCGGGGGAGTCGAGGTCGACCGAGTGCTGGAACGCGGTGATCTGGGCGACGCCATTGGCCAGCGGCGACGGCGGCGTGAACGTCCACGATCCATCCGCGGCGACGAGCGCGGTTCCGATCTCAGCGCCCCCGTACCGAATGTGCACGGTGGCTCCGGAAACACCCGTGCCGGTGATCTGGGGTGTTCTGCCAACTGTGTCGGTCGGGGTCGGCGAAAGGATCGCGGGGGCGGGAACAGGCACGGTGAGGTTCGCGACGAACACCGTGGGCGTGCCCACATTGGTGTACAGCGTCGGGTCGAAGTTCAGGGTCGTCGTCAGGTGGTAAACCGTACCCGGGATCGCGTTGACCGGGATGGCGACGTAGGCGTAGAAGTTCGAGTAGTTGTTGGCACCGCTGACCGCGATCGTGTTGAAGTTCGACTGCGTGTTGCAGATGATCTGCGAGGTCGTCGGGCGTGCGCACGCCCGGTTCGCACTGCCTCCGTTCGTGACGTTGGAGACGGCGTTGGCGGCGAACGCCGCCCCACGGTCGACGTCGAACTCCGGCTGGGTGGCGTTTGCCGGGATGGCCACCGTTCCTGTGTTCTGCACCGCGAGCTGCATTCGCACCTGCTGACCCGGCGACACATCCTGATCGCCGAACTG contains the following coding sequences:
- a CDS encoding Ig-like domain-containing protein, coding for MLSMWAGAANPAFAAPVTISATNMTPTGPQFGDQDVSPGQQVRMQLAVQNTGTVAIPANATQPEFDVDRGAAFAANAVSNVTNGGSANRACARPTTSQIICNTQSNFNTIAVSGANNYSNFYAYVAIPVNAIPGTVYHLTTTLNFDPTLYTNVGTPTVFVANLTVPVPAPAILSPTPTDTVGRTPQITGTGVSGATVHIRYGGAEIGTALVAADGSWTFTPPSPLANGVAQITAFQHSVDLDSPATTASFNVSGPPAVPVITSPGDGTATTNTKPVFTGTGEDGTTVTVTDETGATICAGRVSAGAWTCTPTTPLALGAHTYTPTATDTAGNSSTGTPIALTIAATPRPSPSPTPTATEGTGLADTGNDVALPVLAGGLLLLLGVAGVTVGYRRRRA